In Treponema primitia ZAS-2, a genomic segment contains:
- a CDS encoding RNA polymerase sigma factor translates to MQTVTEVFNTYRERLSRFIRKRVRIPEDSEDILQEVFYQFSRVNSLAQPVEQTAAWLYRVARNKIINHQNKKSAIQLPEYYDDEDDEFVLQDIAALVFDTETTPETEYLRSFILDEINNALEELPNEQRDVFEMTEYLGLSVKEVAEQTHTPVNTVLSRKHYAVLHLRKRLAGLYADLMGK, encoded by the coding sequence ATACAGACTGTTACCGAAGTTTTTAACACCTACCGCGAACGGCTCTCAAGGTTCATCCGCAAACGGGTACGCATTCCTGAGGATTCCGAGGATATTCTTCAGGAAGTTTTCTATCAGTTTAGCCGGGTGAACAGTTTGGCCCAGCCGGTGGAACAAACTGCGGCCTGGCTTTACCGGGTGGCGCGTAACAAGATAATCAACCACCAGAACAAAAAGAGCGCCATTCAGCTTCCTGAGTATTATGACGATGAGGATGACGAATTTGTTCTGCAGGATATAGCCGCTCTTGTCTTTGACACCGAAACAACCCCGGAGACAGAATATCTTAGATCCTTTATTTTAGATGAGATAAACAATGCTCTGGAAGAATTACCGAATGAACAGCGGGATGTTTTTGAAATGACGGAATACCTCGGACTTTCGGTAAAAGAGGTGGCGGAACAAACCCATACGCCGGTCAATACGGTTTTATCACGCAAGCATTACGCGGTGTTACATTTACGGAAACGCCTGGCAGGGTTATACGCAGATCTTATGGGAAAATAA
- a CDS encoding ABC transporter permease, which yields MNTHMNKAAREANAVLTIASREFMLSLKSPPRIAMAIIWPVMMLGMFGSQLSQNMGFNMGFDFNQFMLVGMLVNGLFMMTMMGITSLVEDRENDFTQEILVSPISRYAIIFGKIIGASLMSYIQFFASIIVGLCIGARLSGSQFLLLLTVSPLMCLAAGSLALLCIGFIRKSGTASMIVMMLSMAQMFLSGALIPVNHSTGLMAVLSRLLPMTYCIDFARGVFYQTTGAANITLFAPAVDLVIIGAFTAVFFVAGTIAFVRSETNR from the coding sequence ATGAATACACACATGAACAAAGCTGCCCGGGAAGCAAACGCCGTGCTTACCATTGCAAGCCGGGAATTTATGCTGAGTCTTAAATCGCCCCCCCGCATTGCCATGGCCATCATATGGCCGGTAATGATGCTGGGGATGTTCGGCAGCCAACTGTCCCAAAACATGGGCTTCAATATGGGCTTTGACTTTAACCAGTTTATGCTGGTAGGGATGCTGGTCAACGGCCTCTTTATGATGACCATGATGGGGATCACCTCCCTGGTTGAGGACCGGGAAAATGACTTTACCCAGGAGATCCTGGTCTCGCCGATTTCCCGGTATGCCATCATCTTTGGAAAAATAATCGGCGCCTCCCTGATGAGCTACATACAATTTTTTGCATCCATCATCGTGGGGCTTTGCATAGGCGCACGCCTGAGCGGCTCACAATTTCTGCTGCTCCTGACAGTATCGCCCCTTATGTGCCTTGCCGCCGGTTCCCTGGCCCTCCTGTGTATAGGCTTTATCCGCAAAAGCGGCACCGCCAGCATGATTGTTATGATGCTGTCCATGGCTCAGATGTTTCTTTCCGGCGCATTGATCCCCGTGAACCACTCCACGGGCCTCATGGCCGTCCTGAGCCGCCTTTTGCCCATGACCTATTGCATTGACTTTGCCCGGGGGGTATTTTATCAAACCACGGGCGCTGCAAACATTACCCTTTTTGCCCCCGCCGTTGATCTAGTGATCATCGGGGCATTTACCGCGGTATTTTTTGTGGCAGGCACTATTGCCTTTGTGCGTTCAGAGACAAACCGATAA
- a CDS encoding ABC transporter ATP-binding protein, with the protein MKTAIEVQNLTKFYKGAEKPAVDNVSFSVGEGDFFAFLGPNGAGKTTTISILTTTLGKSSGDVSVAGFDLEKDAREARAHMGIIFQKPSLDMDLSAEENIRLHACLYGMYGYRPFFSWMPKSYRERVIKLAEIMGIADKLWKPLKTFSGGMQRKIEIVRSLIHQPEVLFLDEPSQGLDPVSRRSLWDYINQTRKECGTTVFLTTHYIDEAEQVDRLCLINKGSIVFEGAPEELKELRHQGSLEDAYINLLTEGGAA; encoded by the coding sequence ATGAAAACGGCAATCGAAGTTCAAAATTTGACCAAGTTTTACAAAGGCGCTGAAAAACCGGCGGTGGACAATGTTAGTTTTTCTGTAGGGGAGGGTGATTTTTTCGCCTTCCTCGGGCCTAACGGCGCGGGAAAAACTACCACTATTTCGATACTTACCACCACCCTGGGGAAAAGTTCCGGCGACGTTAGCGTCGCGGGCTTCGACCTTGAAAAGGATGCCCGGGAAGCGCGGGCCCATATGGGCATCATCTTCCAAAAGCCCAGCCTGGATATGGACCTTTCGGCGGAGGAAAACATCAGGCTCCACGCCTGCCTCTACGGAATGTACGGCTACCGCCCGTTTTTCAGTTGGATGCCGAAAAGTTACCGGGAACGGGTCATCAAGCTGGCGGAGATTATGGGTATTGCGGACAAACTCTGGAAGCCCCTCAAAACTTTCTCCGGGGGGATGCAGCGGAAAATAGAAATTGTGCGCAGCCTTATCCACCAGCCCGAGGTGCTGTTCCTGGACGAGCCTTCCCAGGGGCTTGACCCGGTAAGCCGCCGGTCCCTCTGGGACTACATCAACCAGACCCGCAAAGAATGCGGCACCACTGTATTCCTCACCACCCACTATATTGACGAAGCGGAACAGGTGGACCGCCTCTGTTTGATAAACAAGGGCAGCATTGTTTTTGAAGGAGCGCCTGAGGAGTTAAAGGAACTGCGGCACCAGGGATCACTGGAAGACGCTTATATCAACCTGCTTACCGAAGGGGGTGCAGCATGA